The sequence below is a genomic window from Methylotuvimicrobium alcaliphilum 20Z.
CTCAAGGGCAGGCTATAGATTTGTAAATAACCGGCGCGCAAACAGGTCGCGATCAACTTATCTCGTGCCGGGGACGGATATTGGCAATTTCTTCGCCCGCTGGTCAATTGCTCGTAAGAGCCCCGCCGTATCGGGCTTACGGCATCGCCGTCGAATCGCGCGCGAAACAAGATACCGTTATCGCCGCCGTCGATTACGCCGTCGAAATTAGTGTCATTGAGAAATTGGGTAAAGTACAAATATTGTCCGTCCGGCGAAAAGGTAGGAAAACCCGTCGATCCCGGCATATCTGGGCGAAACAGCCGAGGGGATAGACCGGAAATCAACGGATGCAGGACAAATCCGGACGAGGCGCGCATCATGAAACTGAATTGCCCGGATGTCCCTTGTTCGAGTGGAACATAAACCAACCAACGCCCGTCCGGCGATACGGTGGGAGCGGCTATATTGCGGCTTAATAATAATTCGCCCGTGTCGCCGCGCCTTTGTCCGACGGAATATTTACGAAGTTCATGCGTATCCAATAATCCGGTTCGGGTCAGCGCGCCAATGTGCAGGCTGTCCGGAAACCAAAAAACGTGCAGCACTTCGGTGTTTTCATCGGTTAAGCAACGGCGATCGCGCTGTTTGAAATGATATATGCAGGCATCGCCGGAGGCGTCTTCCTGATAAGAAATATACAATAAGCTTTGCCCGTCCGGGCTCAAGCGTGGTTGGCTCGTGTCGGCATTATCATCGAATACCAAGGTCGGCGCATTGCGCAATAGGCTTTGCCGATGAATCTCGGTGGTAGTGTTGGCGTTGCTGACAAAGGAAAGGGTTTCTCCGTCGTCGGCAAGTTGACCTTGGAAATGGTCGTAGCGCCCGGCGGTTAGGCCGACCATCGTTTCTAGTCGGTCCTTGGGCGGATTCGCACCGATTGCAACATTGCTCAGCAATCCGGAGGCGAGCAGACTCCATAGACATGTCTGCAGCTTGTTAGGATTTCGTGATAAATAACGTCCTGGAACTATGAGCGTTGTTGAGGGTTCGGTCACTCGCTTGACAGGACTCCGTGAATACGTCCATGCTTGACGGCGGCGACTGATTGCCGAGGATGGCATGAATGCAGATTTTGCATTACGCCATGGGTGGCGTGTATTAGGGTAATGCAGGAGCAATTGCCGTGGAGCAAAAATCTGCCCTGCCGCCGACACCAGCCAATCGAGTAACCGAACCCTCCCTGAAATCATAAGTATCTACACATCTTTATCATTTAAAATCATGCTGTTATAAAGTTTCTTCTGGTTTATTATGAAAATAGGGACTAAAAATTGAGGTTTTTAATCTACTTATTTATCCTAGATCACAGAAGAATTAACTTAACTAATTGTTTTATAGAGCTGAAAACTTGTGTAGATACCTATGCCCTGAAATAGGGAAGTTATTTACGCCCCAGTCCTTGACGGAAAGAATGCTTATTCGCATTGTTTGATATCCCATTCGCCGCTGTCTTGTTGAACTTGCCCGCCGCAAACCAAGGCTTGCAAATGGCGCTGGCGCCAGATGTCTCTTATCTGCACCGAGCTGCTTTCGGGATTGTGTTCTTGAAGATAGCGCCAAAGTTGTTTACGGCTGCGGTTGACTCGCTGCACGGCTGCGCTGGTGCGTACCGTGGCGGCCGGGCCTGTGCAAGTCGCCGGCGTTTCAATCAACAAACCGCTACGCGCCTCACCGATACAGCGCCCGACCAGTAAATTATCCAAATAGTCGATTTCGCTCAACGGTATTTGCTGAAGTTGCACCAAACGGCCCAGTGCGTCATGGGACAAGTCAGTGCCGGCAGCTTCCAGTTGGCCACGCGTATAAGGGACGGCTTGCGGCACGATCGCCGATTCGCGCAAAGCATTCGCAAGCGTTAGCAATTCGCCGGCCGCTTGTTCTTCAAGAATGGTTTTGCGGTCCAGCAGCACGACATCGGGCGCACTGATACAAGCGGCAAGGGATAGCGCCAGCGCGAATGATATTGAAAATATTGTAAATCGAACGGTCATGATTGATTAAATGGATAACATTAGCATGCAAAAAGTTTCCTGATTTCGCAAAACTTTCAACCGAATCGGCAACGTATACTTCGCGCGGCCATGTTTGCGGATTTTATGGCAATGCTATTTTGTTCGGTAGCAAGACGCGAAAACAGGCGCATAGCAAGCTATGTAACTGTTTTCGCAAAGCTTCCGCTCCTGCTCACGCCCCTTACCTACATCCATGTAGGTAACGCCGCTATCGGACAAAAGAGCGCGCCAGAAAGCCGCAAATGTGGCAGCGCGAAGTATATATCCTGATTAGCAAGTTTCTTCAGCTAAAGCCCAAAGATCAGCATATCCTTAGCTGGATGGGGTCGCAAGCCATGCACGTCAAGCTAAAACGGCCAACCCACATCACGCTCTTTCCCAAGCTCCAACTTGGGAAAGACACCCCGGAAGCTCCAGCTTCCTGAACAGGTTACCCAAGCTGGAGCTTGGGTAACAGCATATTTTAGTTTTTGCGACTACGACTG
It includes:
- a CDS encoding DUF1318 domain-containing protein, encoding MTVRFTIFSISFALALSLAACISAPDVVLLDRKTILEEQAAGELLTLANALRESAIVPQAVPYTRGQLEAAGTDLSHDALGRLVQLQQIPLSEIDYLDNLLVGRCIGEARSGLLIETPATCTGPAATVRTSAAVQRVNRSRKQLWRYLQEHNPESSSVQIRDIWRQRHLQALVCGGQVQQDSGEWDIKQCE